In a genomic window of Zingiber officinale cultivar Zhangliang chromosome 9B, Zo_v1.1, whole genome shotgun sequence:
- the LOC122022503 gene encoding receptor-like serine/threonine-protein kinase At1g78530 has translation MASSPIIALYITICCLAFVMSKITISFLLYKRWARKRTIIDDTLSSGRMVIFRSPATQSLSSKAFMKKTMKLSNKDIIGSGGFGTVYRLTVDENTAFAVKRLNKGSKDIDSGFERELDAMGDIKHRNIVCLHGYYIAPQFNLLIYELMPNGNLDSFLHGKLSKQSPLDWATRHRIAVGAARGLSYLHHDCLPHIIHRDIKSSNILLDQNMEARVSDFGLATLMHADQTHVSTVVAGTFGYLAPEYFDTGRASTKGDVYSFGVVLLELLTGKRPSDESFVEEGTKLVTWVRDVVQDQKEEHAVDSSLGSNFSVEEAKAVFHIANQCLEADPSKRPTMIKVLKMLEKSRSKSLNN, from the exons ATGGCTTCCTCTCCTATCATTGCACTCTACATTACCATCTGCTGTCTCGCATTCGTGATGTCGAAGATCACCATCTCTTTTCTCCTCTACAAACGATGGGCGCGCAAGCGTACCATCATCGACGACACTCTCTCGA GCGGAAGAATGGTGATCTTCAGGTCCCCTGCGACACAGTCTCTGAGCTCAAAAGCTTTCATGAAGAAGACGATGAAGCTGTCGAACAAGGACATCATAGGTTCCGGTGGCTTCGGTACCGTCTACCGTCTGACCGTCGACGAGAACACTGCCTTCGCGGTGAAGAGGCTGAACAAGGGGAGTAAAGACATTGACAGCGGATTCGAAAGGGAGCTGGACGCCATGGGAGACATCAAGCACAGGAACATCGTCTGTCTCCACGGATACTACATTGCGCCGCAGTTTAATCTACTCATATACGAGCTGATGCCCAACGGAAACTTGGACTCTTTTCTCCACG GCAAATTGAGCAAACAGAGTCCTCTTGACTGGGCCACGAGGCACAGAATTGCTGTCGGCGCTGCAAGAGGACTATCGTACCTGCACCACGATTGCCTGCCTCACATAATTCACAGAGACATCAAGTCGAGCAACATACTGCTCGACCAAAACATGGAGGCCAGGGTTTCGGACTTCGGACTGGCGACGCTGATGCATGCGGATCAGACTCACGTGTCCACGGTCGTTGCTGGGACGTTTGGGTATCTCGCTCCTG AATATTTCGATACAGGAAGAGCATCGACGAAAGGGGATGTTTATAGCTTTGGCGTGGTGTTGCTTGAGCTGCTCACAGGGAAAAGACCCTCAGATGAATCATTCGTAGAGGAAGGCACAAAGTTGGTGACCTGG GTTAGAGATGTTGTGCAAGACCAAAAAGAAGAGCACGCGGTGGACAGTAGCCTTGGGAGCAACTTCTCCGTTGAGGAAGCCAAGGCAGTCTTTCACATTGCAAATCAATGCCTAGAAGCAGACCCTTCAAAGAGGCCCACCATGATCAAAGTTCTTAAAATGCTTGAGAAATCACGTTCCAAATCACTCAACAATTAG
- the LOC122022502 gene encoding aspartic proteinase oryzasin-1-like, translating to MAKFRTCTMRLGRILPACFLVAILATVTLPTSADGLFRIRLTKRPLDRTDRLAARLSRGAEGVGALETRTYGRLRGSLGLKHGPDGPDGPDGPVGPDSGNIVSLKNYMNAQYFGEIGIGSPSQNFTVIFDTGSSNLWVPSSKCYFSVACYFHPKYKSSQSSTYRKDGKSASIHYGSGSISGFFSQDHVTVGDIAIMDQAFIEATKEPSTTFLMAKFDGILGLGFQEISVDNAAPLWYNIVNQSLVKEPIFSFWFNRDATEGVGGEVVFGGTDRRHYKGEHAYVPITQKGYWQFDMEDVLLGGQTTGFCSGGCSAIVDSGTSLIAGPTTVITQINQKIGADGVVNQQCKTVVTQYGEKIMDLLVNKEQPAKICSQIGLCAFDGSQGVSLQIKSVVDKRVEKLVTPARDNMCAYCEMAVIWMQNQLKLNQSLEQMLDYLNELCERIPNPMGESAVDCDSLSSMPVISFNIGGRNFDLKPEQYILEVLTGDSKQCISGFQAIDVSQGPLWILGDIFMGVYHTVFDYGKLQIGFAEAA from the exons ATGGCCAAGTTCAGAACTTGCACGATGAGGTTGGGCAGAATTCTCCCGGCGTGCTTTCTCGTCGCCATTTTGGCCACCGTCACGCTTCCGACCTCGGCGGACGGCCTTTTCAGGATCAGATTGACCAAGAGGCCGCTGGACCGGACCGACCGGCTCGCCGCCCGTCTCTCTCGCGGCGCTGAGGGGGTCGGTGCTCTGGAAACTCGCACGTACGGCCGTCTGCGAGGGAGTCTCGGGCTCAAGCACGGGCCGGATGGTCCGGACGGGCCGGACGGGCCTGTGGGGCCTGACAGTGGCAACATTGTCTCCCTCAAGAACTACATGAACGCTCAGTACTTTGGCGAGATCGGCATCGGCTCTCCGTCGCAGAACTTTACGGTGATCTTTGACACAGGGAGCTCCAATTTGTGGGTGCCGTCTTCCAAGTGCTATTTCTCG GTTGCCTGCTATTTCCATCCCAAATACAAGTCAAGCCAATCTAGCACCTATCGGAAGGATG GGAAGTCTGCAAGTATTCACTATGGTAGTGGATCAATATCAGGTTTCTTTAGTCAAGATCATGTCACAGTTGGTGACATTGCCATCATGGATCAG GCATTTATTGAAGCCACTAAAGAGCCGAGCACAACCTTTTTGATGGCAAAATTTGATGGAATACTAGGGCTTGGATTCCAAGAAATCTCAGTTGACAATGCAGCGCCTTTATG GTATAACATAGTCAATCAAAGTCTTGTAAAAGAGCCAATTTTCTCGTTCTGGTTCAACCGTGATGCAACTGAAGGAGTGGGAGGTGAAGTTGTTTTTGGAGGGACTGACCGACGGCATTACAAAGGTGAACACGCATATGTTCCTATAACTCAGAAGGGGTATTGGCAG TTTGACATGGAAGATGTCCTTCTTGGTGGTCAAACAACTG GATTCTGTTCTGGAGGTTGTTCTGCAATTGTTGATTCTGGTACTTCACTGATTGCTGGTCCAACA ACTGTTATTACACAAATTAACCAGAAAATTGGAGCCGATGGCGTTGTTAACCAACAGTGCAAAACAGTAGTTACACAATATGGTGAAAAGATTATGGATTTGTTGGTGAACAAG GAACAACCAGCAAAGATTTGTTCACAGATTGGTCTCTGTGCTTTTGATGGAAGTCAAGGGGTTAG tttgcAAATCAAGAGCGTCGTTGACAAGAGAGTTGAGAAATTAGTTACTCCTGCTAGAGACAATATGTGTGCCTATTGTGAAATGGCAGTCATATGGATGCAAAATCAGCTCAAACTGAACCAGTCACTGGAGCAGATGTTGGACTATCTCAATGAG TTATGCGAGCGAATACCTAATCCAATGGGAGAATCAGCTGTTGACTGTGACAGTCTGTCCTCCATGCCTGTTATTTCATTCAACATCGGTGGAAGGAATTTTGACCTCAAACCTGAACAG TATATTCTTGAAGTTTTAACTGGAGATTCTAAGCAATGTATCAGTGGATTTCAGGCGATTGATGTATCTCAAGGTCCACTTTG GATACTTGGTGATATCTTCATGGGAGTGTACCATACTGTGTTCGATTATGGAAAACTCCAAATTGGATTTGCAGAAGCAGCTTGA